A stretch of Methanobrevibacter sp. YE315 DNA encodes these proteins:
- a CDS encoding Mur ligase family protein, with the protein MNYLVVGAGNASRPVARLLNHLGHDVVVTDLKDISEFKIEFQRSLNQMEEEGVVLDMPNKDPSVDGFDAVYMPPTLPSSAPIAQKIANSDLKILTNEEFSKIVNDLIPIDIIGITGTMGKTTTTFITTSLFKQAGYKVWSCSSLVNNLVSEAIIDGIVKGKADESDIAIFELPHGTIGLLNRLDVKIGLLTNIAEDHLSEFGGSLEKYQQRKLVLQAMSDKFIANNSCREIIEKVRDDAIYYALDEDVDFKGTVGDKSLTIKYDDNEFTTPFYMMSYFFENSVAASAAALTYGVQPKDIIDALTEFKGLPAHMEDVGDYNGRKVILDSAFLYDGMKITLDYFKDESVVLFLDHFDTLSVRDKAEVGQLVSGYDIKVVIASGFNEVTQEVEMEAAQEILDAIDNPKIEKVAVENIEKAAELTFKYSEPGDIILHMGPLIAYDRLTTVEKIMKGLEIGSKKYE; encoded by the coding sequence ATGAATTATTTAGTTGTTGGTGCTGGAAATGCAAGTAGGCCTGTTGCAAGATTATTGAATCATCTGGGTCATGATGTTGTTGTAACAGATTTAAAGGATATTTCAGAATTTAAAATAGAATTTCAAAGAAGTTTAAATCAAATGGAAGAAGAAGGTGTTGTCTTGGACATGCCTAACAAAGACCCTTCCGTAGATGGCTTTGATGCAGTCTATATGCCTCCTACTTTACCTAGTTCTGCTCCAATAGCTCAAAAAATAGCAAACTCTGATTTAAAGATTTTAACCAATGAAGAATTTTCCAAAATTGTCAACGATTTGATTCCAATTGATATCATTGGAATAACCGGAACTATGGGAAAGACCACAACAACATTCATTACAACCAGCCTATTCAAACAGGCGGGATATAAGGTATGGTCATGTTCTTCCCTTGTAAATAACCTGGTTTCAGAAGCAATCATTGATGGAATTGTTAAAGGAAAGGCTGATGAATCCGACATAGCAATATTTGAACTTCCTCATGGTACAATTGGCCTTTTGAATAGACTCGATGTCAAGATTGGACTTTTGACAAATATAGCCGAAGACCATTTATCAGAATTCGGAGGATCACTTGAAAAATACCAGCAAAGGAAATTGGTCCTGCAAGCTATGAGCGACAAATTCATAGCCAACAATTCCTGCAGGGAAATAATTGAAAAAGTCAGAGACGATGCAATATATTATGCATTGGATGAGGATGTTGACTTTAAGGGAACTGTTGGAGACAAGTCCCTGACTATCAAATATGATGATAACGAGTTTACCACTCCATTTTATATGATGAGCTATTTCTTTGAAAACTCTGTTGCGGCTTCCGCTGCAGCATTGACATATGGAGTTCAACCAAAAGACATTATTGATGCATTGACTGAATTCAAAGGCCTGCCAGCACACATGGAGGATGTCGGCGATTACAACGGCAGAAAAGTAATTTTGGATTCAGCGTTTCTGTATGATGGAATGAAGATTACATTGGATTACTTTAAAGATGAAAGTGTTGTCTTGTTCCTTGATCATTTTGATACATTATCCGTAAGGGATAAGGCAGAAGTCGGTCAACTAGTAAGTGGATATGACATTAAGGTTGTCATTGCCAGTGGATTTAATGAAGTCACACAAGAGGTGGAAATGGAAGCCGCCCAGGAGATTTTGGACGCGATTGACAATCCGAAAATCGAAAAAGTTGCCGTTGAAAATATTGAAAAGGCAGCAGAATTGACTTTTAAATATTCCGAACCTGGCGATATTATCTTACATATGGGTCCGCTCATAGCATATGACAGATTGACTACTGTAGAGAAAATTATGAAAGGATTAGAGATAGGGAGCAAAAAATATGAATAA
- a CDS encoding Mur ligase family protein has translation MNKNKTFGVIGVCGPNGNLIARILKQRGYDVIGNDLLFKKDCKFAKTLEGYDIEVFYGNPPETFFKKADYIVPPASLSKDSDLFKQIDNPIFELCDVIELIQPEKPVFGVTGTNGKTTTTTLLKHIAYDNGIKPCEHDLEGMQGNAEFIPILQSRLDGDVGILEVGTFGVSGTIGRIVKNTSMSSGIITNITPDHLNDLGSFMDYAHVKGEFISELGLGQLIVNGQDPTIMGLLRELDFKGEVITFGVDELPDSVGMKECVCGNEIAVKEIISGCGYYFCKCGLTTPQVDYIATNVDLKNRTFDLHTPTEKLTVKMGVDGLHNVYNLTGVIIAAHKFLDLPYDKILPTIANFTGVSGRMEEVANIKGKDIFVDYAHNPGGVETVLKEFNKLYGDFTTVITVSSESGYVGDLDIFNSVLKFSKFIVPASVASQKIAVEKLRETPELNDRIFLNHIDDFEKTGTLGASKEEVIDGLKKALNLDCEMVIAIGEAAIKFKSVIFDL, from the coding sequence ATGAATAAGAACAAAACCTTCGGTGTTATAGGTGTTTGCGGACCAAACGGTAACTTGATAGCTAGAATCCTTAAGCAAAGAGGATATGACGTTATAGGAAACGATTTGTTATTTAAAAAAGACTGCAAATTTGCAAAGACCCTGGAAGGTTACGACATCGAAGTTTTTTATGGAAATCCTCCAGAAACATTCTTTAAAAAGGCCGATTATATAGTGCCTCCAGCTAGCCTATCCAAGGATTCAGATTTATTTAAGCAAATCGACAATCCCATTTTCGAATTATGCGATGTCATTGAATTGATTCAGCCTGAAAAACCTGTATTTGGAGTAACCGGTACAAATGGTAAAACAACTACAACCACACTGCTTAAGCACATTGCTTACGATAATGGAATTAAACCATGTGAACATGATCTCGAAGGAATGCAGGGAAATGCAGAATTCATTCCTATTCTTCAATCAAGATTGGATGGGGATGTTGGAATTCTTGAAGTTGGAACCTTTGGTGTTTCAGGCACAATCGGAAGAATTGTCAAGAATACTTCAATGTCTTCCGGAATAATAACAAATATCACTCCAGACCATTTGAATGACCTTGGAAGCTTCATGGATTACGCTCATGTTAAAGGTGAATTCATTTCTGAATTGGGTCTCGGACAGTTGATTGTCAACGGTCAGGATCCGACAATTATGGGTCTTCTAAGGGAACTTGACTTTAAAGGAGAAGTCATCACCTTTGGAGTTGATGAGCTTCCGGATTCAGTCGGTATGAAGGAATGCGTCTGCGGCAATGAAATTGCTGTTAAGGAAATCATTTCAGGTTGCGGCTATTATTTCTGCAAATGCGGTTTGACAACCCCTCAAGTTGATTATATTGCTACAAATGTCGATTTGAAAAACAGGACTTTTGATTTGCACACTCCTACCGAGAAATTGACAGTAAAAATGGGTGTTGATGGACTTCACAATGTTTATAATTTGACTGGTGTAATCATTGCAGCTCATAAATTCCTGGATCTTCCATATGATAAGATTTTACCTACAATCGCCAATTTCACTGGTGTAAGCGGAAGAATGGAAGAAGTGGCTAACATAAAGGGAAAAGACATCTTTGTTGATTATGCTCACAATCCCGGCGGTGTCGAAACTGTACTGAAAGAGTTCAATAAGTTATATGGTGATTTCACAACTGTTATTACAGTTTCATCCGAATCCGGCTATGTCGGTGATTTGGATATATTTAACAGCGTTTTAAAATTCTCCAAGTTTATAGTTCCTGCTTCTGTTGCATCCCAAAAGATAGCTGTAGAAAAATTAAGGGAAACTCCTGAGTTGAATGATAGGATATTTTTGAACCATATCGATGACTTTGAAAAAACCGGAACTCTTGGAGCTTCCAAAGAGGAAGTTATAGACGGATTGAAAAAAGCTTTAAACTTGGATTGTGAAATGGT
- a CDS encoding aconitase X catalytic domain-containing protein codes for MFLTKEEEQMCDGEFGETIRKSMDILVALGDIYGASKLVDITSAQVSGVSYKTIGDAGLEYLEDLARDGSGKATINASLNPPGTDLDNWEELGFPREFAIKQNQIVDAYANLGISKTCTCTPYLVGNVPRFRDHVSWSESSAVAFVNSVIGARTNREGGPAALAAAIVGKTPLYGFHLERNRKANLVVNVDCELRGADFGALGYIIGKFVGGGVPYFKLQNTPNNNDLKTLGAALASSGSVALYHMEDVTPEYDVAGKDDVEDIMIISENEILETRQKLSTTGREPDLICLGCPHASLEEIKQVANIVQGKTIKNKLWICTSVSVKATADRMGYTEAIEKAGGNVVCDTCMVVAPIEDMGFEVIGVNSAKAANYVPSMCGLDVVYNDVENLIQFE; via the coding sequence ATGTTTTTAACAAAAGAAGAAGAACAAATGTGTGATGGGGAGTTCGGGGAAACCATCAGAAAAAGCATGGATATTCTCGTTGCATTAGGAGATATCTATGGTGCTTCTAAATTGGTTGACATAACTTCCGCACAGGTATCCGGTGTCTCATATAAGACTATTGGGGATGCTGGTTTAGAGTATCTTGAAGACTTGGCTCGTGATGGATCAGGTAAAGCTACTATTAATGCTTCTTTAAATCCACCGGGAACCGATTTGGACAATTGGGAGGAATTGGGATTTCCTCGTGAATTTGCAATAAAGCAAAACCAAATTGTTGACGCATATGCAAATCTCGGAATTTCTAAAACATGTACCTGCACTCCATATTTGGTAGGTAATGTTCCAAGATTTAGAGACCATGTATCCTGGTCTGAATCATCTGCAGTTGCATTTGTTAATTCTGTAATCGGCGCTAGAACCAATCGTGAAGGAGGTCCGGCAGCATTGGCCGCAGCTATTGTTGGAAAAACTCCATTGTACGGGTTCCACTTGGAACGCAATAGAAAAGCAAATTTAGTTGTCAATGTTGATTGTGAACTTAGGGGTGCTGATTTTGGTGCATTAGGTTATATTATTGGAAAATTTGTTGGTGGAGGTGTGCCTTACTTTAAGCTACAGAATACTCCTAACAACAATGATTTGAAGACCTTGGGCGCTGCACTTGCATCATCCGGTTCAGTTGCACTTTATCATATGGAGGATGTCACACCCGAATATGATGTCGCTGGAAAGGATGACGTTGAAGACATAATGATTATATCTGAAAATGAGATTTTAGAAACCCGCCAGAAATTATCCACTACTGGCAGGGAACCTGATTTGATATGTTTAGGTTGTCCTCATGCATCTTTAGAGGAAATTAAGCAGGTAGCTAATATTGTTCAAGGAAAAACTATTAAAAATAAATTATGGATTTGCACTTCAGTCAGCGTAAAGGCAACCGCTGACAGAATGGGCTACACTGAAGCCATTGAAAAGGCAGGCGGAAATGTCGTATGTGACACCTGCATGGTTGTGGCTCCTATTGAGGACATGGGCTTTGAAGTGATTGGTGTAAATTCAGCAAAAGCAGCAAATTACGTTCCATCAATGTGTGGACTTGATGTTGTTTATAACGATGTAGAAAATTTAATTCAATTTGAATGA
- a CDS encoding bifunctional N(6)-L-threonylcarbamoyladenine synthase/serine/threonine protein kinase — translation MIILISLGIEGTAEKTGVGIVDSEGNILAMAGKQLFPEEGGIHPRLAAEHHAEWIPKLIPQAIEESGISYEDIDLISFSQGPGLGPALRIVATSARSLALSLKKPIIGVNHCIGHVEVGKLDTGAVNPVSLYVSGGNSQVIAYESGRYRIFGETLDIAIGNCLDHFGRETGLGHPGGPVIEKLAKQGSYIDLPYVVKGMDFSFSGLLSAALRQAEKGTPMEDICFSLQETAFAMLVEVTERALSHTQKDEVMLCGGVSANSRLREMLKTMSEEHGAKFYMPEMRLCGDNGVMIAWLGLLMCKEFGPMDLSETGIIQKFRTDEVDIPWIDNIKSYLKLSDDLIAKGAESNIVKSSYLGEKAVLKDRIPKNYRIPEIDNKIRKARTKEEAKLLSDAKKAGVKTPVLYDVNLEDKSILMEEIEGEMVKDILDEELAFRIGEEIAKLHSADIIHGDITTSNIMLQDDKLVFIDFGLGRYSHMDEDKAVDLLVLKKALQSIDYNLAVKYFDCVLKGYGDESILNKISDIESRGRYTH, via the coding sequence TTGATTATTTTGATAAGCTTAGGAATTGAAGGAACTGCAGAAAAGACCGGTGTAGGCATTGTCGACAGCGAAGGAAATATTTTGGCCATGGCTGGAAAACAATTGTTTCCAGAAGAAGGAGGCATTCATCCTAGATTGGCTGCAGAACACCATGCCGAATGGATTCCTAAATTGATTCCACAAGCTATTGAAGAATCAGGCATTTCTTATGAGGACATTGATTTGATTTCATTTTCTCAGGGTCCCGGTTTGGGGCCTGCCTTGAGGATTGTTGCAACTTCAGCAAGGAGTCTGGCTTTATCACTTAAAAAGCCAATCATCGGTGTCAATCACTGCATTGGACATGTTGAAGTAGGTAAACTTGATACAGGTGCTGTAAATCCAGTATCTCTTTATGTAAGTGGAGGTAACAGTCAGGTTATAGCATATGAAAGCGGACGATATAGGATTTTTGGCGAAACATTGGACATAGCAATTGGAAACTGCCTTGATCACTTTGGCCGTGAAACCGGTCTGGGACATCCTGGAGGCCCTGTAATCGAAAAGCTGGCCAAGCAGGGAAGTTATATTGATTTGCCATATGTTGTAAAGGGAATGGACTTCTCATTTTCAGGATTGTTGTCTGCAGCACTAAGGCAAGCCGAAAAAGGAACTCCAATGGAGGATATTTGCTTTTCACTTCAGGAAACAGCTTTTGCAATGCTTGTTGAGGTTACTGAACGTGCACTCTCTCACACCCAAAAGGATGAGGTGATGTTGTGCGGCGGTGTTTCCGCCAATTCAAGACTGAGGGAAATGCTTAAGACAATGTCTGAAGAGCACGGAGCCAAATTTTACATGCCTGAAATGAGGCTCTGCGGAGATAATGGAGTGATGATTGCATGGTTAGGTCTTCTAATGTGTAAGGAATTCGGGCCGATGGACTTGTCCGAAACAGGCATTATACAGAAATTCAGGACTGACGAAGTTGACATCCCATGGATTGACAATATCAAATCCTATCTGAAGTTAAGCGATGATTTGATAGCAAAAGGTGCAGAATCCAACATTGTCAAATCCAGCTATCTGGGCGAAAAGGCGGTCTTGAAAGATAGGATTCCTAAAAATTACAGAATACCTGAAATCGACAACAAGATTAGAAAGGCAAGAACCAAAGAGGAAGCCAAACTTTTATCCGATGCCAAAAAGGCAGGCGTTAAAACTCCTGTGTTGTATGATGTTAATCTAGAGGACAAATCCATTCTAATGGAAGAGATTGAAGGTGAAATGGTCAAGGATATTCTTGACGAGGAATTGGCATTCAGAATCGGTGAGGAAATTGCCAAGCTTCACTCAGCCGATATAATTCATGGTGACATTACCACATCGAATATCATGCTTCAGGATGACAAGTTGGTTTTCATTGATTTCGGTCTTGGAAGATACTCTCATATGGATGAGGATAAGGCAGTTGATTTGCTAGTTCTTAAAAAGGCCCTTCAAAGCATTGACTATAATTTGGCCGTGAAATACTTTGATTGTGTCTTGAAAGGATATGGCGATGAATCTATCTTGAATAAAATATCCGACATTGAATCTAGGGGAAGGTATACCCACTAA
- a CDS encoding 30S ribosomal protein S15: protein MARPEWVTYSDEEIEEMILKFNKEGKSTSQIGIILRDQYGIPSVKDVTGERITQILKRNGQAGEYPEDLLNLIRRAVNIRDHLEENPKDLHSKRGLTIIESRIRKLASYYVSEGVLPEGWRYNPKEAALLVK, encoded by the coding sequence ATGGCAAGACCAGAATGGGTAACTTATAGTGACGAAGAAATTGAAGAAATGATTTTAAAATTTAACAAAGAAGGTAAAAGTACTTCTCAAATCGGTATTATTTTAAGAGACCAATACGGAATACCTTCCGTTAAAGACGTAACCGGTGAAAGAATCACCCAAATTTTAAAAAGAAACGGTCAAGCTGGAGAATACCCAGAAGACTTATTAAACTTAATCAGAAGAGCAGTTAATATCAGAGACCACTTAGAAGAAAATCCTAAAGATTTACACTCTAAAAGAGGTTTAACTATTATTGAATCAAGAATCAGAAAATTAGCATCTTACTATGTAAGTGAAGGTGTATTACCAGAAGGATGGAGATATAATCCAAAAGAAGCAGCACTCCTTGTTAAATAG
- a CDS encoding XTP/dITP diphosphatase, protein MITFITGNEHKVKEAENIFKDYDINLEHIDLGYEEPQGTLEEVAISGAKYACRKLDKPVIVEDAGLFIKALNGFPGTYSHYVQDTIGNQGILKLLADTDDRYAEFRSVIGYCAPNSEPKIFLGKVSGEIAVEEKGNLGFAFDPLFYVPSLGKTFGELTTDEKNQFSHRKNSLEKFIKWYSSQE, encoded by the coding sequence ATGATAACATTTATAACTGGTAACGAACATAAAGTTAAAGAAGCAGAGAATATTTTCAAGGATTATGACATTAACTTGGAGCATATTGATTTAGGTTACGAAGAACCCCAAGGAACTCTTGAGGAAGTGGCCATATCAGGCGCAAAATATGCTTGTCGTAAACTTGACAAACCTGTGATTGTTGAAGATGCTGGTTTATTCATTAAAGCTTTAAATGGATTTCCTGGAACATATTCACATTATGTTCAAGATACTATAGGTAATCAGGGAATTTTAAAGTTATTAGCAGATACTGATGACCGTTATGCCGAATTCAGGTCAGTTATTGGGTACTGTGCCCCCAATTCTGAGCCCAAGATCTTTTTAGGCAAGGTGTCAGGTGAAATCGCAGTTGAAGAAAAAGGAAATTTAGGATTTGCTTTTGATCCATTGTTTTATGTGCCTAGTTTAGGCAAGACATTCGGAGAACTTACAACTGATGAAAAAAACCAATTTTCACATAGAAAAAACTCTTTAGAAAAATTCATTAAATGGTATTCTAGTCAAGAGTAG
- a CDS encoding DHH family phosphoesterase yields the protein MLNRAKEATDVLKEHIEKDSVIRIISHNDADGISAAAVIANALAEENVQFHTTIIPRLKEDIVNQLRHEKYDLFVFSDMGSPFIKQFNTYKHDVIVADHHQVDDTASESNVVHVNPHLFGIDGSKDLCGAGSSYLTVRELDKKHLAYFALIGAFGDMQGQDGFTGVNKLIVDDALESGTLEVHEDLKIVSKASEPIFKSLAYTFSPPLPKISGDLDGAREFLERRDLSYGIKFTDMEDEEKDLLKEALISINPDIFGDCYTVPKEVPLLRDLEEYSYILDACGKNKKQGLGLSIALGERDKALDAALKLQRQYRDQIVKGLEWVKKEGAQQLNSIQYLYSEDKVLKSVMGTIASIGLSVELLDDSKPVLGLSRLHKDIKISGRTTREMVAKGVNLGKALQDSSNNFGGTGGGHDIAAGAMIPYESKDNFLHLVDEMVEYQLAND from the coding sequence TTGTTAAATAGAGCTAAGGAAGCTACTGATGTGCTTAAGGAGCACATCGAAAAGGACAGTGTTATAAGAATAATTTCTCATAACGATGCTGATGGAATTTCAGCAGCAGCTGTTATAGCGAATGCTTTGGCTGAAGAGAATGTTCAGTTCCACACTACAATTATCCCTCGCCTTAAGGAGGATATTGTAAATCAGCTAAGGCATGAAAAATATGACTTGTTCGTATTTTCAGATATGGGCAGTCCGTTCATTAAGCAATTCAATACCTACAAGCATGACGTAATTGTTGCAGACCACCATCAGGTGGACGATACTGCTTCCGAAAGCAATGTTGTCCATGTCAATCCGCATTTGTTTGGAATTGATGGAAGTAAGGATTTGTGTGGTGCAGGTTCAAGCTATCTGACTGTGCGTGAACTTGATAAAAAGCATTTGGCTTACTTTGCATTGATTGGTGCGTTTGGTGATATGCAAGGCCAAGATGGATTTACCGGTGTAAACAAGTTGATTGTTGATGATGCATTGGAAAGCGGTACTCTGGAAGTTCATGAGGACTTGAAAATTGTTTCAAAAGCTTCCGAACCGATTTTTAAATCTTTGGCTTACACTTTTTCACCACCACTTCCAAAAATCAGTGGAGATTTGGATGGTGCTCGTGAATTTTTAGAACGTAGGGATTTATCCTACGGAATCAAATTCACAGATATGGAAGACGAAGAAAAGGATTTGCTTAAAGAAGCTCTTATTTCCATTAACCCGGATATTTTCGGGGACTGTTATACTGTTCCTAAGGAAGTTCCGCTCTTGCGTGATTTGGAGGAATATTCCTATATTCTCGATGCATGTGGTAAAAACAAAAAGCAAGGTCTTGGATTAAGCATTGCACTTGGTGAAAGGGACAAGGCCCTTGATGCGGCATTAAAACTGCAACGCCAATACCGCGATCAAATAGTTAAAGGCCTTGAATGGGTTAAAAAGGAAGGTGCTCAACAATTGAATAGTATCCAATACTTGTATTCTGAAGATAAAGTTCTCAAATCAGTAATGGGAACTATTGCAAGCATTGGTTTATCAGTTGAGCTATTGGATGACTCCAAACCGGTACTTGGATTGTCAAGACTTCATAAGGATATTAAGATTTCCGGAAGAACCACTCGTGAAATGGTTGCAAAAGGCGTTAATTTAGGCAAGGCCTTACAGGATTCATCAAATAATTTTGGTGGAACCGGAGGCGGACATGACATTGCTGCAGGCGCTATGATTCCTTATGAAAGCAAAGACAATTTCTTGCACTTGGTTGATGAGATGGTTGAATATCAATTAGCAAATGATTAG
- the uppP gene encoding undecaprenyl-diphosphatase UppP — protein sequence MDILQAIIIGIVQGLTEFLPVSSSAHLVFIQRILGVESSLSFNVLLHLGTLIAVLWFFRWDILKMLKSWWLSIGDILQGRFRQGFLEDPYKRLAWYVILATIPVGIVGVLFNDSVESLFAGALYVPAFFLFVTGTILYLSQRMASGNVNLHNISAKESLWMGLGQACAILPGLSRSGTTIAAGLTIGLEKEFAAKFSFILSIPAIFGAFLFELKDIGSAMDSNFLPIFLGFVAAIIAGYFAIKWMLDLIQNKSLDIFAYYCWAMGILVFMGSIAHLF from the coding sequence ATGGATATACTTCAAGCAATCATAATTGGTATTGTTCAAGGTTTAACTGAATTTTTACCGGTTAGCAGTTCAGCACATTTAGTTTTTATTCAAAGGATATTGGGTGTTGAAAGCTCTCTTTCATTTAATGTTTTACTTCATTTGGGAACATTAATCGCTGTTTTATGGTTCTTTAGATGGGATATTCTAAAAATGCTTAAATCTTGGTGGTTAAGTATCGGTGATATCTTACAAGGAAGATTTAGGCAAGGATTCCTTGAAGACCCATACAAGAGACTTGCTTGGTATGTTATTTTAGCCACTATTCCTGTTGGTATTGTTGGAGTATTGTTTAATGATTCTGTAGAATCTTTGTTTGCAGGAGCATTATATGTTCCGGCATTCTTCTTATTTGTAACCGGTACAATCCTTTACCTATCCCAAAGAATGGCTAGCGGAAATGTCAATTTGCATAATATTTCTGCAAAGGAATCCCTGTGGATGGGGTTAGGTCAAGCATGTGCAATTCTGCCTGGTCTTTCACGTTCCGGTACAACAATTGCAGCAGGTTTAACAATCGGTCTTGAAAAAGAATTTGCAGCTAAATTCAGCTTTATATTATCCATTCCAGCAATATTTGGAGCATTCCTATTTGAACTTAAGGATATTGGCTCTGCCATGGATTCTAACTTTTTACCAATCTTTTTGGGGTTTGTCGCAGCAATCATAGCAGGATACTTTGCTATCAAATGGATGTTGGATTTAATTCAAAACAAGAGTTTGGACATCTTCGCTTATTATTGTTGGGCAATGGGTATATTGGTGTTCATGGGCTCAATAGCTCATTTATTCTAA
- the cobT gene encoding nicotinate mononucleotide-dependent phosphoribosyltransferase CobT, whose protein sequence is MIDGITTYGSTELLEKLKESDNSVFLITIGTTETSLIDGISGAGPSADLTEYTPASDVEFMVLGEVRCCEAPAETVVGDAAAPTPARLTKASLQLANIPFVVVDAGSKIKPDVKYVNLGKDYGRDIRTGKGVLNPLEIFENAKDLGSELSNRHEMLIIGESIAAGTTTALGVLRALGYDANEKVSGSMPHNPHDMKTKVVDEGLKNAGLDPEKDDIDAFQAIAAVGDPTLPAIAGVVLGSEIPIILAGGTQMAAACAIIKSLQPNFDFSRINLATTVYVAGDETADLFGILKQIDDNITVNVVDPRFEDSEHEGLKNYLKGFVKEGAGAGGAMFTALVLGSSVEKLRKKIEKVCK, encoded by the coding sequence ATGATTGATGGAATAACCACATACGGATCAACTGAATTGCTGGAAAAATTAAAAGAAAGCGACAATTCCGTATTTTTGATTACAATAGGAACAACCGAAACCTCATTGATAGATGGAATTTCAGGTGCCGGTCCGTCAGCGGATTTGACTGAATACACTCCCGCTTCAGATGTTGAATTTATGGTTTTAGGCGAAGTGAGATGCTGTGAAGCACCGGCTGAAACCGTAGTGGGGGATGCGGCTGCACCAACACCTGCAAGACTTACAAAAGCATCACTTCAACTTGCAAACATCCCTTTTGTCGTTGTTGATGCCGGTTCTAAAATCAAACCTGATGTGAAATATGTAAACCTCGGAAAGGATTATGGAAGAGACATCAGAACCGGAAAAGGAGTTTTGAATCCTCTTGAAATATTTGAAAACGCAAAGGATTTGGGTTCTGAATTATCAAACAGGCATGAAATGCTCATTATAGGTGAAAGCATAGCTGCAGGAACTACAACCGCTTTAGGAGTATTGAGAGCACTCGGATATGATGCCAATGAAAAAGTAAGCGGAAGCATGCCTCACAATCCCCATGACATGAAAACAAAAGTTGTGGACGAAGGATTGAAAAATGCAGGCCTTGACCCTGAAAAAGACGATATTGATGCGTTCCAGGCAATAGCTGCCGTAGGCGATCCGACACTGCCTGCAATAGCCGGAGTAGTTTTAGGCTCAGAAATTCCTATAATTCTAGCTGGAGGAACACAAATGGCTGCCGCCTGTGCAATCATAAAATCATTACAGCCAAACTTCGATTTTTCAAGAATCAACTTGGCTACAACAGTATACGTTGCAGGCGACGAAACTGCAGACCTATTCGGAATTTTAAAGCAAATTGACGACAACATCACTGTTAATGTGGTGGATCCTAGATTTGAGGATTCCGAACATGAAGGATTGAAAAATTATCTGAAAGGATTCGTTAAGGAAGGCGCCGGAGCTGGAGGTGCAATGTTTACAGCACTCGTTTTAGGAAGTTCTGTTGAAAAACTAAGAAAAAAAATAGAAAAAGTATGTAAATAG